In the Streptomyces sp. 3214.6 genome, GGGCTTCCTGCCAGGTGATGCCCTTCTCGACGGCTTCCTGGAAGCGTCGGATGCTGTCGGGCAGACCCGGTACCAGTTCCGCCTGCCGGGAGGTGAGGTGGAACAACAACTCGGCCTGGAAATCGGCCTGAGCCGGCCAGATCTGGTAGATCGATCCCGTGGTGACCGCCGGTGCCGCCTTGTCGCCCAGCCGGTCCCGGATGATGCGGGTGGCCTCTTCCGTCACCTGCTTGACCCGCACGTGGGCCAGTGCGGCGGAGACCGCGGCCTCGCTGGTGTCGGCGGTTCCCGCACAGACGAGTTTGGTCGCCGCTTCCAGCATGAGAGCCCGAGTCTCCTCGAGCGATCGCCGAGGCAGTCTGCGCCTTCCGGCCTGCGTCGTCACACCCTCCCCCTCCTCTGCCTGATCGTTAAATCGAGCTGCTTGATCGTTAAATCAAAGTGAACCGAGGCGTTGACAGGGGGTAAGCCTACACCTAGATTCCCGGTTCGTAAGAAAGTTACGAAACCTCGGGAAGGCCGTTTGAACAGGCCTTTCCGTGCCTCCGAGCCGCCCCTCTGCGCTGGTCACCCCATGCGCTCCGGGTCCCCGGCCGGCCGTTCGGCTCCCCGTTGTGCATGCCTCGGCATGACTCCCTTTCGCTTCGCCCACGGAGGTCTCGTATGCCTACCCATCCGCGTGTCCGAAGACTGAGTCTCATCGCCTCCCTCCTGGCGCCCGTCCTGGGCCTCACCGCCTGCAGTGCCGCGCAGAACCCGGGCTCGGCCTCGGCCGGAGGTGCCGCAGCCGACTCGTCAGCCGCCGCGGACACCCGCCCGTCGGCCGCCGTGGTGACCGACTATCCGAGTTACGTGGGAGGCAAGGCGGGCAAGGCCGACTCCGGCCTGTCCCCGGTCACGCTCGGCTGGGTGAACGTCGAGGGCGGCCCCGGCGGCAGCCCGGAGGCGACACTGGGCGCCAAGGCAGCCGTTCGGTACGTCAACGAGAAGCTCGGCGGAATCGGCGGCCACCCGCTCGCCCTGAACGTCTGCACGGTGGTCTCCGCCGAGGAGGAGGGGCAGAAGTGCGGTCAGCAACTGCTCGGCGACAAGGCCGTATCCGCCATCGCCCTCGGCAATCTGTACCTGGGCGACGCCTCCTTCAACTCCGTGGTGGCGGGCAAGAAGCCGGTTCTGGTCGGCGTGGCGACGGGGCCCACCCTGCCCATGGCGAAGAACACCTACAGCACCTTCGGTGACCTGCCGCACATCTTCGGCACCTGGGGCACGTACGCGCGTGACGTCCTCAAGGCGAAGACGGCGGCGGTCATCCACACGAACACCCCCGGCGACAAGATCGCTTCCAGCGCAGCCGTCAAGGGACTCAAGGCCGCCGGCCTCACCGTCAAGTCGGTCGGCTTCGACGCGCAGGCCACGGACCTGATCGGCCCGGTCACCGCGGCAGGCGCCAACTCCGCCGATGTCATCGTGCCCATCACGATCGGCTCCGGGTGCGTCGGAGTCGCCAAGGCGATCAAGCAACTCGGCATCGACAAGCCCGTGGTGTCCACGCCCCTGTGCATGTCACCGGACGTGGCCAAGGGCCTGGGCGGGGATCTGCCCACATGGACGTACGGCGTCGCCCAGACGCTGCCGACCGACACCTCGGCCCCCGACTCCAAGGCGTTCCTGGCGGCATCCGGCCAGGTGGGGCTGGACAAGGCCACCGCCTCCCAGGTCTTCGCACCCCTGGGCTGGAGCACGATCCTGACGTACGCCAAGGCGCTCAACGCCGTGGGAGCCGACAAGATCACCCCGGCTGCTGTCTCCGCGCAGCTGAAGAAGTTCACCGGGCCGGTCGTCATGGGTGCCGCCGAGGTCAAGTGCGCCAAGTACCCGGACGCCCCTGCGGTCTGCAACGACCAGGCGCGGTTCTACCAGTACAAGGGCAAGGGCGCCTTCCAGCCGCTGACCGACTGGCTCCGCCCGCCCCGGTGACCATCGCCCCCACCGTCCCCACCGTCCGCCCGGGTCGCCTCCGGCCCGCGACAGACCTTCCCGTGCCGTGTTCCCGAGTCCCGACGGCTCCCCTACGGCCTTCCTATGGCCTCAGGAACACGGCGCTCCAGGAGTAAGAAATGGAACAGATCCTGCTCTTCGCCGTGCTCGGCCTGGGCCAGGGGGCACTGATCGCCGGCATCGCACTCGGCGTCGTGGCGACCTACCGGGGTTCGGGCATCATCAACCTGTCGACCGGCGCCGTCGCGATGGTCGCCGG is a window encoding:
- a CDS encoding ABC transporter substrate-binding protein, with the protein product MPTHPRVRRLSLIASLLAPVLGLTACSAAQNPGSASAGGAAADSSAAADTRPSAAVVTDYPSYVGGKAGKADSGLSPVTLGWVNVEGGPGGSPEATLGAKAAVRYVNEKLGGIGGHPLALNVCTVVSAEEEGQKCGQQLLGDKAVSAIALGNLYLGDASFNSVVAGKKPVLVGVATGPTLPMAKNTYSTFGDLPHIFGTWGTYARDVLKAKTAAVIHTNTPGDKIASSAAVKGLKAAGLTVKSVGFDAQATDLIGPVTAAGANSADVIVPITIGSGCVGVAKAIKQLGIDKPVVSTPLCMSPDVAKGLGGDLPTWTYGVAQTLPTDTSAPDSKAFLAASGQVGLDKATASQVFAPLGWSTILTYAKALNAVGADKITPAAVSAQLKKFTGPVVMGAAEVKCAKYPDAPAVCNDQARFYQYKGKGAFQPLTDWLRPPR